The Terriglobus roseus region CCTGCCACGCCTTTGGACGCGAGCATGAGCGTGCCCATCATGAAGAGCTGCGTGCCGATGCCAAGAGGGACGTTCGCCACCTGAGCGACGAACACCATCGCCATGGCGAGGTACAGCGTGGAACCATCGAGATTGAACGAGTATCCCGCCGGAATGACGAAGGACAAGATGCGGCGCGGAACGCCAAATGCCTCCATCTCTTCCATGGCACGAGGTAGAGCGGCCTCACTGGCGGCTGTGGCAAATGCGATAGCAGCGGGGCCGGAGATGTGTTGCATAAGGCGTCGCAATGGCAGCTTTGCCAGCAACGCTACGGGGACGAGTACAAAGAGGATGAAGAACAGCGCTGCGCCGTAAAAAACCAACAGCAGTTTGCCGAGATGAACCAGAACGCCGGGACCCATCTTGGCGATGGTGAATGCCATGGCCGACATGACACCTACTGGCGCGACATACATGACGATGTTTGTGAAACGAAACATCGTTTCACTGAGACCCTCAGTTAACCGAAGTACAGGCTCGGCCTTGTCACGCGGTGTCATGGCAAGCGCCATGCCAAAGATGGCCGCGAAGACCGCCACCTGCAACACCTGTCCGTCTGCGATGGACTTCGCAATATTCTCTGGGAAGACGTGTTCCAGAAATTCCTGCCAGTGCATGGGCGCAGCGGATGGAACCGATCCTACAAGTTCCGCAGGCATTGCGAGACCGACGCCGGCCTTTGAAATGTTCGCCGCGGCTAGTCCCACCACGAGCGCAATCGTGGTGAGCACTTCAAAGTAAAGCAGGCTCTTCCACCCCATGCGGCCAACGCTCTTCAGGTCGCCGTGGCCTGCGATACCGCTGATGAGCGTGGCGAGAATCAGCGGGGCAACAACTGTCTTCACCAGTCGCAGGAAGATGTTGGAAAGAAAGTGCGATCCGATGGCGACGGACGGTGCGTCGAGTCCCAGTTCCACGCCAGCGACCATCCCCACAACGATCCATGGCGTGAGTCGCGGACGGATGAAGGCAGCCCATCCGGCCAGCAACAGAACACCGCCGATGCGGAGCACCAGGCCAACAGAATGCGCCGTGCCCTGGGCAGGTGCGAGCGCAAAACCTACGGGAAGAGCCAACGCGGCAAGCACCCACAGTGCGATTTCTCTGCGGATGGAACCGAGGGAGGTATTCAGGCTGTTATCGGAGGGCATCCACCACACTCTACCTGTTTCCGGCGGCTGCGGGTAAAGTGAAACATTGAGGAATTCCATGCTGAAGACGTTTTCTGCATTCGCACTGCTTCTTCTATTGCCTTTAACGGCAGCGGCTCAGCTTGATCCTTTGTCGAAGAAGGCGCAGACGAACAATCCTGTAACGCAGCCGACGCTGTCACCGGGAACCATTGAATTGCTGGTACTGGACTCGAAATTCAGCGAGGAGACGGTGAAGGGCGGCGGCAAGGTGTTCTCAAGCTGGTTTGCGGACGATGCGCTGACACTGAACAATGGCAAGCAGCCGACCTATGGCAAAGCGAGCATTGCAGCAGCAGCCAACTGGAACCCTAGCGAGTATGAATTGAAGTGGCAACCCCTGGGCGCGCAGATGGGTCCGAGCGGCGATATGGGATTCACCTGGGGCCACTATGATGGTCGCGGCAAGGACAAGAACGGATCGGAGGTTGTACTCTCCGGCCGATACATCACTGTTTGGAAGAAGGTCAACGGCCAATGGAAGGTAGCATTGGATGCCAGCGCAAATGAGCCCGCGGATGCGGGAGAATGCTGCAGACTGCCCAAGCCATAAGACCTGCTGATGCCAACGACCCGATTTCAACGCGATTCCATAGCCCGCCCCACGGTTCTACCGGAGGAGCGTCGTCTACAGTCGCTGGAACGGCTGGAGATCAACAGTCTGCCCGAACCCGCGCTGGATGAGATGACTCAGCTTGTCGCGCAGATTTGCGATACGAGCGCGGCCGCCATTTCGTTTGTGGAACGCGATCGTGTGTGGTTCAAGTCGCGTGTGGGTCTTCCGTCGCGCACCATGCCCAGGACGGAAGCGCCTTGCGATGAAACAGTATTGGGCGACGACATCTTTCAGATTCCCGATGCTGCAAACGATGGACATTATCCGAACGGATATATCCCAGTCGGCAGTGAAGCCTATCGCTTCTATGCAGGCGCGCCATTGCGTACTGCGGATGGCCAGGTGGTGGGTACCCTCTGCGTGTTTGATGAGGAGCCACGTCGGCTAAATGAGATGGAGGCCGCCACGCTGCGTCTGATGGCTCGGCAGGTGATGACACGGCTGGAGCTGAATCTGACCACGCGGATGGCGGATCGCGATGCACGTTCGCGCCAGCGCGTGGAGGCAGCACTGACGGTGGAACGCAACTTCGTATCCGCAGTACTGGACACCGTGGGAGCGTTGGTTGTGGTGTTGGATACAGCCGGACGTATTGTGCGTTTCAATCGCATCTGCGAGACGATCTCAGGCCTTTCGTTGAGCGACGTTGTTGGGCGTGCCGAGTGGGACACGCTCGTGCCACCAGAAGATCGCGAAACGAATATCGCAACGTATCAACAATTGCGCGATGGCCACTTCCCTTTCGCATATGAGAATCGCTGGCTTACGCGTGACGGTTCCATTCGCCGTATTCAATGGACAGCGACTGCTCTGCCGGATGCACAGGGTGAAGTCGCGTTCCTGATTGCAACGGGCATTGACGTCACGCTTCAACGCGAAGCAGAGCTGACGCTGCGCGAGAGTGAAGCACGTTACCGCACGCTGATTGAAGGCTCATTGGGTGCGGTGTTCACGCACGCGCTGGACGGCACACTGATCTCCATTAACACCTACGGTGCGGAGCATCTGGGATACGCAATCGAAGAGATGACAGACCGTCCGCTGACGGAGTTCATGCCTCGGCCACAGCAGAGAGCTTTTGATGACTATCTGCATGTTCTGGCTGAAACGGGTGAGGCCCAGGGAACCTTCGAATTCAGTCATCGTGATGGCGAAGTGCGCGTACTGGCCTATCGAAATCGTCTGATCGAAGCCACCACGCGGGAGCATTATGCCCTGTGCTTCGCCGTGGACATCACTGAAAAGGTGCATGCAGAAGAACGACTTTCTGCGTTGACGCGACAATCCAATTCGATTCTGGATTCTGTGGGAGACGGCATCTTCGGCACGGACCTGAATGGCATTGCCACAGTGTGCAATCCTGCTGCAGCGCAGATGTTGGGATATCGAACGGATGAGATTGAAACCGTGATCCTGGGGCAGAACCTGCACGCGCTCACTCATCACACGCATGCGGATGGATCGTCTTATGCAGAGAGCGATTGCCCCATCATCAACTCCGTGCATGATTCGAAAACTGTGCGCGTGAGCACAGATGTTTTCTGGCGTAAGAACGGCACAAGCTTTCCGGTGGAGTATGTTGCCTGCCCGATGGTCGACAACGGTAGTCCGACGGGCATTGTGGTGGCGTTCACAGATACAACCGAACGGCGCGCGCTTGATCGCATGAAGGATGAGTTCGTCTCTACCGTGTCGCATGAGTTGCGTACGCCGTTGACGAGTATGCGGGCATCACTTGGATTGATTGCTTCCGGTGCGCTGAAGTCTCGCCCTGAAAAGGCCGAGCAGATGTTGGGCATCGCAATTGGGAACACGGATCGATTAGTGAACCTGGTGAACGATATTTTGGAACTGGAACGGATTGGTTCCGGCAAAGCCCAGCTGCACTCTGGCGATGTTCATATGTATGCCCTGATGCATCGTGCGACCGATCTTTTGAGCGGTACAGCGGCGAAGCAAAACATCCGCTTCACCTACGGCGAACCGGGCGTGCATGTGTGGGCTGACAGCGATCGCATTCTGCAGATGCTGACGAACCTGCTCTCAAATGCAATCAAGTTTTCGCCCAATGGCGGCGAGATCCACATGGAAGCGTATTACAGCGCTCCGGGCGAAGCCACGATTGAAGTACGCGACCACGGCCGCGGCATTCCCAGCGACAAACTGGAATTGATCTTTGGACGTTTTCAGCAGGTGGATGCTTCGGATGCGCGCGTGATGGGCGGCACGGGGTTGGGGCTGGCTATCTGCCGCAGCATCGTTACGCAACATGGTGGACGCATCTGGGCTGAGAGCGAGCTGGGCAGCGGCGCTCGGTTCCTGTTCACACTACCTACGGAACCGAGCAGCCATCTGCACAAGTAAATGAAGCGTCGCGAGGAGTGATTACTCCTCGTCCTTCTCCTTCAGCTTTGCCACCACGCTGAAATCTTCGAGAGTGGTGGTGTCGCCCTTCACGTCGCCCGTGGCAGCCAGTTCGCGAAGTAGACGACGCATGATCTTTCCGGAACGCGTTTTCGGCAACGCCTGTGTGAAACGAATTTCATCAGGACGAGCCAGCGCTCCGATTTCCTTTGCGACAAACTTCTTCAATTCG contains the following coding sequences:
- a CDS encoding PAS domain S-box protein, yielding MPTTRFQRDSIARPTVLPEERRLQSLERLEINSLPEPALDEMTQLVAQICDTSAAAISFVERDRVWFKSRVGLPSRTMPRTEAPCDETVLGDDIFQIPDAANDGHYPNGYIPVGSEAYRFYAGAPLRTADGQVVGTLCVFDEEPRRLNEMEAATLRLMARQVMTRLELNLTTRMADRDARSRQRVEAALTVERNFVSAVLDTVGALVVVLDTAGRIVRFNRICETISGLSLSDVVGRAEWDTLVPPEDRETNIATYQQLRDGHFPFAYENRWLTRDGSIRRIQWTATALPDAQGEVAFLIATGIDVTLQREAELTLRESEARYRTLIEGSLGAVFTHALDGTLISINTYGAEHLGYAIEEMTDRPLTEFMPRPQQRAFDDYLHVLAETGEAQGTFEFSHRDGEVRVLAYRNRLIEATTREHYALCFAVDITEKVHAEERLSALTRQSNSILDSVGDGIFGTDLNGIATVCNPAAAQMLGYRTDEIETVILGQNLHALTHHTHADGSSYAESDCPIINSVHDSKTVRVSTDVFWRKNGTSFPVEYVACPMVDNGSPTGIVVAFTDTTERRALDRMKDEFVSTVSHELRTPLTSMRASLGLIASGALKSRPEKAEQMLGIAIGNTDRLVNLVNDILELERIGSGKAQLHSGDVHMYALMHRATDLLSGTAAKQNIRFTYGEPGVHVWADSDRILQMLTNLLSNAIKFSPNGGEIHMEAYYSAPGEATIEVRDHGRGIPSDKLELIFGRFQQVDASDARVMGGTGLGLAICRSIVTQHGGRIWAESELGSGARFLFTLPTEPSSHLHK
- a CDS encoding YybH family protein — encoded protein: MLKTFSAFALLLLLPLTAAAQLDPLSKKAQTNNPVTQPTLSPGTIELLVLDSKFSEETVKGGGKVFSSWFADDALTLNNGKQPTYGKASIAAAANWNPSEYELKWQPLGAQMGPSGDMGFTWGHYDGRGKDKNGSEVVLSGRYITVWKKVNGQWKVALDASANEPADAGECCRLPKP
- a CDS encoding dicarboxylate/amino acid:cation symporter, translated to MEFLNVSLYPQPPETGRVWWMPSDNSLNTSLGSIRREIALWVLAALALPVGFALAPAQGTAHSVGLVLRIGGVLLLAGWAAFIRPRLTPWIVVGMVAGVELGLDAPSVAIGSHFLSNIFLRLVKTVVAPLILATLISGIAGHGDLKSVGRMGWKSLLYFEVLTTIALVVGLAAANISKAGVGLAMPAELVGSVPSAAPMHWQEFLEHVFPENIAKSIADGQVLQVAVFAAIFGMALAMTPRDKAEPVLRLTEGLSETMFRFTNIVMYVAPVGVMSAMAFTIAKMGPGVLVHLGKLLLVFYGAALFFILFVLVPVALLAKLPLRRLMQHISGPAAIAFATAASEAALPRAMEEMEAFGVPRRILSFVIPAGYSFNLDGSTLYLAMAMVFVAQVANVPLGIGTQLFMMGTLMLASKGVAGVPRAVLVVLLATAGTLRLPSEPILVLLGIDALMDMGRTATNVIGNCLASAVVARWEGALFEEPVTPAVIAAMQE